The following are encoded together in the Flavobacterium sp. TR2 genome:
- a CDS encoding tRNA-(ms[2]io[6]A)-hydroxylase, with translation MLGLKLATDPRWVNIVESNIEEILTDHAWCEQKAASNAISIVTYNSEIEELVTEMLEIAREELEHFQMVHNIIKQRGLTLGRERKDHYVNELFKFMKKDGSRRDALCDRLLFSAMIEARSCERFKVLSENIKDEELAKFYRDLMISEAGHYTTFLGFARKYQDNIDIDKRWKEWIEYEGSIITNYGKSETVHG, from the coding sequence ATGTTGGGACTAAAATTAGCTACAGACCCTCGCTGGGTAAATATCGTAGAGTCTAATATCGAAGAAATTTTAACGGATCACGCCTGGTGCGAACAAAAAGCGGCTTCAAACGCGATTAGCATCGTTACTTACAACTCTGAAATTGAAGAATTGGTAACCGAAATGCTTGAAATTGCAAGAGAAGAACTGGAACATTTTCAGATGGTTCATAACATTATAAAACAACGCGGACTTACACTAGGACGTGAACGAAAAGACCATTATGTAAATGAGCTTTTTAAATTCATGAAAAAAGACGGAAGCCGACGAGATGCTCTTTGCGATAGATTGCTGTTTTCGGCAATGATCGAAGCTAGAAGCTGCGAACGTTTTAAGGTGCTTTCAGAAAATATTAAAGACGAAGAATTGGCTAAGTTTTATCGTGACCTAATGATTTCTGAAGCAGGACATTATACTACTTTTTTAGGATTTGCCAGAAAATATCAAGACAATATTGATATTGATAAACGCTGGAAGGAATGGATTGAATATGAAGGTTCTATTATTACCAATTATGGTAAAAGTGAAACCGTTCACGGATAA
- a CDS encoding M16 family metallopeptidase encodes MKKSIVMLSAALMLGGVAHAQKVAFEEYDLDNGLHVILHNDPSAPVVITSVMYHVGSKDERPDRTGFAHFFEHLLFEGTQNIKRGEWMKIVTANGGVNNANTSDDRTYYYEVFPSNSLELGLWMESERLMHPIINKIGVDTQNEVVKEEKRMRYDNQPYGNILPEVKKNMFKKHPYRWTTIGSMKDLDAATLEEFQAFNKKFYTPNNAVLVVAGDFEKTKTKEWIQKYFGPIPRGEEVKKQTYVEDPITQPITATYEDPNIQIPMIVASYRTPSMKTRDARVLDLISSYLSDGKSSKLYKKIVDDKKMALQIGAVGFSQEDYGVYILYGLPMAPNTTADILKEMDEEIVKIQTDLISEKDYEKLQNKFDNNYVNANASVEGIAENLASYYLLYGDVNLINTEIDIYHSITREEIREVAKKYLNPNQRLILDYIPTAKSQN; translated from the coding sequence ATGAAAAAATCAATAGTGATGTTAAGTGCTGCATTAATGCTTGGTGGAGTGGCTCATGCCCAAAAAGTAGCTTTTGAAGAATACGATTTAGACAACGGATTGCACGTCATTTTACACAATGACCCGTCAGCACCTGTTGTCATCACTTCCGTAATGTATCATGTGGGGTCAAAAGACGAGCGCCCTGACCGAACAGGATTTGCACACTTCTTTGAGCATTTATTATTTGAAGGAACCCAAAATATAAAACGTGGGGAATGGATGAAAATAGTTACCGCAAATGGCGGGGTAAATAATGCCAATACCTCAGATGACAGAACGTATTATTATGAAGTGTTCCCTTCTAACAGCCTAGAACTTGGTTTATGGATGGAATCTGAAAGATTGATGCATCCTATTATCAATAAAATTGGTGTTGACACCCAAAATGAAGTCGTAAAAGAAGAAAAAAGAATGCGCTACGACAATCAGCCCTACGGGAATATTCTTCCTGAGGTTAAAAAGAATATGTTTAAAAAGCATCCTTACAGATGGACAACCATTGGTTCTATGAAGGATCTGGATGCCGCAACTCTTGAAGAGTTTCAGGCATTCAATAAAAAATTCTATACGCCTAACAATGCTGTTTTGGTCGTAGCTGGCGATTTTGAAAAAACAAAAACAAAAGAATGGATCCAGAAATATTTTGGACCAATTCCGAGAGGCGAAGAAGTTAAAAAACAAACGTATGTTGAAGATCCAATCACGCAGCCAATTACAGCTACTTACGAGGATCCAAACATCCAAATTCCAATGATTGTAGCCTCATACAGAACGCCATCAATGAAAACTAGAGATGCTAGAGTTTTAGACTTGATTTCTTCTTATTTAAGCGATGGAAAAAGCTCTAAGCTTTACAAAAAAATAGTTGACGACAAAAAAATGGCGCTGCAAATTGGCGCTGTCGGATTCAGTCAGGAAGATTACGGAGTTTACATTTTATATGGATTGCCAATGGCTCCTAACACAACCGCAGATATCTTAAAAGAAATGGATGAGGAAATTGTAAAAATTCAAACAGACCTTATTTCTGAGAAAGATTATGAGAAACTACAAAACAAATTCGATAATAACTATGTAAATGCAAATGCCAGCGTAGAAGGAATTGCAGAGAATCTTGCTTCGTACTATTTACTTTACGGCGACGTTAATTTAATCAATACCGAAATTGACATCTATCATTCTATCACAAGAGAGGAGATCAGAGAAGTTGCCAAAAAGTATTTAAACCCTAATCAACGTTTGATTTTAGATTATATTCCGACAGCCAAATCTCAAAACTAA
- the rplU gene encoding 50S ribosomal protein L21, which yields MYAIVEIAGQQFKVSKDLKVYVHRLANEEGSKVSFDKVLLLDDNGNVTLGAPAIEGASVEAKVLQHLKGDKVIVFKKKRRKGYKKRNGHRQYLTQIVIEGITAAGGTKKAAAKKAVVAEEAATEEVEAPKAKKAAPKAKKETTKE from the coding sequence ATGTATGCAATCGTAGAGATAGCAGGGCAACAATTTAAAGTAAGCAAAGACTTAAAGGTTTATGTTCACCGTTTAGCCAATGAAGAAGGTTCAAAAGTTTCTTTTGACAAAGTTCTTTTATTAGATGACAATGGAAATGTAACTTTAGGCGCCCCAGCTATAGAAGGTGCTTCAGTAGAAGCTAAAGTGTTACAACACTTAAAAGGAGATAAAGTTATCGTTTTCAAAAAGAAAAGAAGAAAAGGATACAAAAAAAGAAATGGTCACAGACAATATCTTACTCAAATTGTAATTGAAGGTATTACTGCAGCAGGAGGAACAAAAAAAGCAGCAGCTAAAAAAGCAGTTGTAGCAGAAGAAGCAGCTACTGAAGAAGTAGAAGCTCCAAAAGCAAAAAAAGCAGCTCCAAAAGCAAAAAAAGAGACTACTAAAGAATAA
- a CDS encoding AsmA-like C-terminal region-containing protein, with the protein MEKSKSRSIVFKIAKYFGITFAVIIGLLFLTPIVFEDQIKEQIKKTANERLSAELNYSDVSVSFFHHFPSLTLTLDNLSLNGSAPYTNEKFITAKEVSFGINVASLIFSKSVKIDQIYLSDSFINVKVNPNGEANYNIYKSQEQASKAKDSSETALKLERIEILNSKIVYDDKSTKVHFDAYGFNYLGKGDLNKAVFDLYSKANIEKLNIVYEDEPYLMNKKIDADLITKVNINSLSFFFQQNNLKINQLLVDFKGKFDFLKDGYNMDFVIKSDNSKLYDVFTALPPKYITWLSKTELKGNTNLLLTLKGKYITSENIAPDLDLDIKVTDGFVNYNKSAFPVSNLNLDVKTTVPSLNPDLVIVDAKNLSLNINQDYLKSKFLVKGVNTPDVNADFKAKIDLEKLMKALGIPDIELKGILAGDVKANGVFDQKNKRFPVTNGTINLENGYLKTPYYPNPITDITIKSKIENQKGTFGDLKISLKPTQFTFEGKPVFVQADLSNFDDLSYDVKAKGELDISRIYKVFSQKGLDLDGFVKADLSLKGKQSDAEKGNYSKLNNKGTLELRNIGIASEYLPKKFIIKEGIFKINQDKMSFNNFLAAYGQSDFKMNGYLQNVFNYVTTNTGVLRGSFKVTSRYINVDEFMSSVDSNTAVTQSSAPKTETKQSENTQTGVIIIPSNLNLQLFANAQKVYFDKLNLQNATGNLSMKNGKLTMQNTGFNLIGCNVSMNANYQAVTPQKANFDYAIKAIDFDIKRAYNEIEVFRKMASAAEKAQGIVSLDYQLKGRLDKNMDPVYPSLVGGGTLSVKDVKVRGLKMFNAVSKQTNSESMKNPDLSKVDIKTTVKNNIITVERFKFKFAGFRPRIEGTTSLDGKLNLKMRLGLPPFGIFGIPLTVTGTQDNPKVKVGKKTEDLEETKDTEE; encoded by the coding sequence ATGGAGAAAAGTAAATCCAGATCAATCGTTTTTAAAATTGCGAAATATTTCGGAATAACTTTCGCGGTTATTATAGGATTATTATTTTTAACGCCTATCGTCTTTGAGGATCAGATTAAAGAACAAATTAAGAAAACAGCCAACGAAAGATTAAGCGCAGAATTAAATTATTCTGATGTTTCGGTGTCATTTTTCCACCATTTCCCGTCACTTACTTTAACCTTAGACAACTTAAGCCTGAATGGCTCGGCTCCATATACGAACGAAAAATTCATCACAGCAAAAGAGGTTTCTTTTGGAATAAATGTTGCAAGTCTGATTTTTAGCAAATCGGTAAAAATTGATCAGATTTATTTGTCGGATTCTTTTATAAATGTAAAAGTGAATCCGAACGGAGAAGCAAATTACAACATTTATAAATCGCAAGAACAGGCTTCTAAAGCCAAAGACAGTTCTGAAACTGCACTGAAATTAGAGCGAATTGAGATTCTGAACAGTAAAATTGTTTATGATGACAAGTCTACTAAAGTTCATTTTGACGCCTACGGATTTAACTATTTAGGAAAAGGAGATTTAAACAAAGCGGTCTTCGATTTATACTCTAAAGCAAACATCGAAAAGCTAAATATAGTTTATGAAGATGAACCGTATTTGATGAACAAAAAAATCGATGCCGATTTGATTACAAAAGTAAATATCAACTCGCTTTCTTTCTTTTTCCAGCAGAATAACCTTAAAATTAACCAGCTTTTGGTCGATTTCAAAGGCAAATTTGACTTTTTGAAGGATGGCTACAATATGGATTTTGTCATCAAATCGGATAATAGCAAACTTTATGACGTTTTTACGGCTTTACCGCCAAAATACATTACTTGGCTTTCTAAAACAGAACTAAAGGGAAATACAAATCTGCTGCTGACTTTAAAAGGAAAATATATTACTTCTGAAAATATTGCTCCCGATTTAGATTTAGACATAAAAGTAACTGACGGATTTGTCAATTATAACAAAAGCGCATTTCCCGTTTCAAACTTAAATTTAGACGTTAAAACAACTGTACCTTCTCTAAATCCAGATTTGGTAATTGTTGACGCAAAAAACTTATCGCTAAACATTAATCAAGATTATTTAAAATCGAAGTTTTTGGTTAAAGGCGTAAACACGCCAGATGTTAACGCTGATTTTAAAGCCAAAATAGATCTTGAAAAACTAATGAAAGCCCTTGGAATTCCAGATATTGAATTGAAAGGAATTTTGGCAGGAGACGTAAAAGCAAATGGAGTATTTGACCAGAAGAATAAACGTTTCCCTGTTACAAACGGAACGATTAATTTGGAAAACGGATACTTAAAAACACCTTATTATCCGAACCCAATTACAGACATTACCATTAAATCGAAAATCGAAAACCAAAAAGGAACATTTGGAGATTTGAAGATAAGCTTAAAGCCAACTCAATTTACTTTTGAAGGAAAACCTGTTTTTGTTCAGGCTGATTTAAGCAATTTTGACGATTTGAGTTATGATGTCAAAGCAAAAGGCGAGCTGGACATTAGCAGAATTTATAAAGTTTTCTCTCAAAAAGGCCTTGATCTAGACGGTTTTGTAAAAGCCGATCTGTCTTTAAAAGGAAAACAAAGCGATGCCGAAAAAGGAAATTACAGCAAATTAAACAATAAAGGAACGCTTGAATTAAGAAATATCGGAATTGCTTCTGAATATCTCCCAAAGAAATTTATCATCAAAGAAGGAATCTTCAAAATCAATCAGGATAAAATGTCGTTCAACAATTTCCTTGCGGCATACGGACAGTCTGATTTTAAAATGAATGGATATCTACAGAACGTTTTCAATTACGTAACAACCAATACAGGCGTTTTGAGAGGTTCTTTTAAAGTTACTTCGCGATACATCAATGTAGACGAATTCATGTCTAGCGTTGATTCTAATACAGCAGTAACGCAGAGCTCTGCTCCAAAAACAGAAACAAAACAATCTGAAAACACACAGACTGGCGTTATTATTATTCCGAGCAACTTAAATCTGCAATTATTTGCCAATGCTCAAAAAGTATATTTTGACAAATTGAATCTTCAAAATGCAACTGGAAATTTATCCATGAAAAATGGCAAATTAACCATGCAGAATACTGGTTTTAACTTAATTGGATGCAACGTTTCTATGAATGCCAATTACCAAGCCGTAACCCCTCAAAAAGCCAATTTTGACTATGCTATAAAAGCTATTGACTTTGATATTAAAAGAGCCTATAATGAAATCGAAGTTTTTAGAAAAATGGCGAGTGCGGCAGAAAAAGCTCAGGGAATTGTTTCTTTAGATTATCAATTAAAAGGCCGTTTAGACAAAAACATGGATCCTGTTTACCCTTCGCTTGTTGGAGGCGGAACACTTTCTGTAAAAGATGTAAAAGTGAGAGGCTTGAAAATGTTTAATGCCGTAAGCAAGCAAACGAATTCTGAATCGATGAAAAATCCTGATCTTTCTAAAGTTGACATCAAGACAACTGTAAAGAACAATATTATAACCGTAGAACGTTTTAAATTTAAATTTGCAGGCTTTAGACCAAGAATTGAAGGAACAACAAGTCTGGATGGAAAATTAAACTTAAAAATGCGTTTAGGATTACCTCCTTTTGGCATTTTCGGAATTCCGTTAACAGTTACTGGCACTCAAGACAATCCGAAAGTAAAAGTGGGCAAGAAAACCGAAGATCTCGAAGAAACCAAAGATACGGAGGAATAA
- a CDS encoding pitrilysin family protein yields the protein MKKIYPFLILIFLTGIMQAQDRPQPKPGNAPVVNIKKPQSFVLSNGMKVLVVENHKLPRVSYTLTLDNAPFTEGNKKGVDELTSSLIGNGTKKTAKEAFNEEIDFYGANINFTSQGAYASTLSKYSGRVLELLAEGALQPNFTQAEFDKEKAKLLEGLKADEKSVPAISNRVVDVLAFGKNHPTGEYLSEETVKNVTLADVQSNYNTYFVPENAYLVVIGDVKFKEVKTAVEKLFSGWKKQAAPKNTYPNPTNVSNLEIDFVDVPNAVQSEISLVNTVNLRMSDPDFFPAVIANQILGGDFNSYLNMNLREQHAWTYGANSSIGSGKYVTKFKASSAVRNTVTDSAVVQFVKEIKRIRTERVDPEVLRNVKAGYIGRFVMQVEKPQAVARYALNIETEKLPADFYEKYIQTINNVTADDIYRVANKYFLLDNMRIVIVGKGADVIPGLEKLQIPISYFDKYGNPVEKPSAKKEAPKDISAKTVFENYINAIGGEKAVTAVKTLFMNGSTTIPQAPTPLTFTSKLDSKGKMMVSLSMGTMNLMKQVVNEKGAYVEQQGQRKNLEGEDLAEMKANAAPFEELQLVKRTDLKVEGIEPINGNDAYVIKDGKTKYYYDVKSGLKTAESKVREQGGKSVEQITNFNDYKEVKGVKVPFNLVQNVGFELDIKMSDIKINEGVSEKDFL from the coding sequence ATGAAAAAAATATATCCTTTTTTAATCCTTATTTTCCTAACTGGAATTATGCAAGCACAAGATCGTCCACAACCCAAACCAGGAAATGCCCCAGTAGTCAACATCAAAAAACCGCAGAGCTTCGTTTTATCAAACGGAATGAAGGTTTTGGTTGTTGAAAACCACAAATTGCCTAGAGTTAGCTACACGCTTACTTTAGACAATGCTCCTTTTACTGAAGGCAATAAAAAAGGCGTAGACGAATTGACCAGCAGCCTAATAGGAAACGGAACTAAAAAAACAGCTAAAGAGGCTTTTAACGAAGAAATTGATTTTTATGGAGCCAATATCAATTTCACTTCACAAGGTGCTTATGCAAGTACATTATCAAAATATTCTGGACGTGTTTTAGAGCTTTTGGCAGAAGGTGCCTTACAGCCTAATTTTACTCAGGCAGAATTTGACAAGGAAAAAGCAAAGCTTTTAGAAGGCTTAAAAGCAGATGAAAAAAGTGTTCCAGCCATTTCAAATAGAGTGGTTGATGTTTTAGCTTTCGGAAAAAATCATCCAACAGGCGAATATCTTTCTGAAGAGACTGTAAAAAATGTCACGCTTGCAGATGTTCAAAGCAACTACAATACTTATTTCGTTCCAGAAAATGCCTATTTAGTAGTTATTGGCGATGTTAAATTTAAAGAAGTAAAAACTGCCGTTGAAAAATTATTCAGTGGATGGAAAAAACAAGCGGCACCAAAAAATACTTATCCAAATCCGACGAATGTTTCGAATTTAGAAATAGATTTTGTTGACGTTCCAAACGCCGTTCAATCTGAAATTTCATTGGTAAATACGGTCAATTTAAGAATGAGCGATCCAGATTTTTTCCCAGCTGTTATTGCCAATCAAATCTTAGGAGGCGATTTCAACAGCTATTTAAACATGAATTTACGTGAGCAGCACGCTTGGACGTATGGAGCAAATTCTAGCATTGGAAGCGGAAAATATGTTACAAAATTTAAAGCTTCATCTGCCGTTAGAAATACAGTGACAGATAGTGCTGTTGTTCAATTTGTAAAAGAAATCAAAAGAATCAGAACAGAGAGAGTTGATCCAGAAGTTTTAAGAAACGTAAAAGCAGGATATATCGGAAGATTTGTAATGCAGGTAGAAAAACCTCAAGCTGTTGCACGTTACGCTTTAAACATCGAAACTGAAAAACTTCCTGCCGATTTCTACGAAAAATACATTCAGACCATCAACAATGTTACTGCCGACGATATTTATCGCGTTGCCAACAAATACTTTTTATTGGACAATATGCGAATTGTTATTGTTGGAAAAGGAGCTGATGTTATTCCCGGTTTAGAAAAACTGCAGATTCCGATTTCCTATTTCGACAAATACGGAAATCCTGTTGAAAAACCGTCCGCAAAAAAAGAAGCACCAAAAGATATTAGCGCAAAAACAGTTTTTGAAAACTACATTAATGCAATTGGCGGAGAAAAAGCAGTTACGGCCGTAAAAACATTATTCATGAATGGTTCTACAACAATTCCGCAAGCTCCTACTCCATTAACTTTTACATCTAAATTAGATTCAAAAGGAAAAATGATGGTTTCGCTCTCTATGGGAACTATGAATTTAATGAAACAGGTGGTTAACGAAAAAGGCGCATACGTAGAACAGCAAGGCCAAAGAAAAAACCTTGAAGGAGAAGATTTAGCCGAAATGAAAGCCAATGCCGCTCCTTTTGAAGAACTGCAGCTTGTAAAAAGAACTGACCTAAAAGTGGAAGGAATCGAACCGATTAATGGAAATGATGCTTACGTGATTAAAGACGGCAAAACAAAGTATTATTATGACGTTAAATCAGGTTTAAAAACTGCCGAATCTAAAGTTCGCGAACAAGGAGGAAAATCAGTTGAACAAATCACTAATTTCAATGATTACAAAGAAGTAAAAGGCGTTAAAGTTCCTTTTAACTTAGTTCAGAATGTTGGTTTTGAATTGGATATTAAAATGTCTGATATCAAGATTAACGAGGGAGTTTCTGAGAAAGATTTTTTATAA
- the rpmA gene encoding 50S ribosomal protein L27, whose protein sequence is MAHKKGVGSSKNGRESESKRLGVKIYGGQAAIAGNIIVRQRGSKHNPGENVYISKDHTLHAKVDGVVKFQKKRDNKSYVSIIPFEA, encoded by the coding sequence ATGGCTCACAAGAAAGGTGTCGGTAGTTCGAAGAATGGTAGAGAATCAGAATCAAAACGTCTAGGCGTTAAGATTTATGGTGGTCAAGCTGCTATTGCTGGTAACATCATCGTTAGACAAAGAGGTTCAAAACATAATCCAGGTGAAAACGTTTACATCAGTAAAGATCACACTTTACACGCTAAAGTTGATGGAGTTGTTAAGTTCCAAAAGAAAAGAGATAACAAATCTTATGTATCTATTATCCCATTCGAGGCATAA
- a CDS encoding heavy-metal-associated domain-containing protein, with protein sequence MKISKILFAAAIAGLVFVGCKKAEDKSLEVVNAEKSAPKEHKPIAAENLQTASFTIDGMTCAVGCAKTIEEELANLDGVEKATVDFDKKTATVSFDKTIQNSESLTKVVQETGDGKTYKVSNFKS encoded by the coding sequence ATGAAAATTTCAAAAATCTTATTCGCTGCAGCAATCGCCGGTTTAGTGTTTGTTGGCTGCAAAAAAGCAGAAGACAAAAGTCTTGAAGTGGTAAACGCAGAAAAAAGCGCTCCAAAAGAACACAAACCGATCGCTGCTGAAAATTTACAAACAGCGAGTTTTACAATTGACGGAATGACTTGCGCTGTTGGATGCGCTAAAACAATCGAAGAAGAATTGGCAAACCTTGACGGAGTTGAAAAAGCAACTGTCGATTTTGATAAAAAAACTGCAACTGTAAGTTTTGACAAAACAATCCAAAACTCAGAATCTTTAACAAAAGTGGTTCAAGAAACTGGAGACGGAAAAACATATAAAGTTTCGAATTTTAAGTCTTAA
- a CDS encoding DMT family transporter: METKQLKWIYLTILSLIWGSSFILIKKGLVGLTAVQVGSFRIIFAALFLLIVGFNSLKKISRRQWKFVAITSLFGTFMPAYLFAIAETQVNSSIVAILNSLTPLNTLVLGIIAFGIQFQKRQVLGVFVGLVGCLLLVLSGDSSSGTQNYLYVLLVVIATLSYAINVNLIKKYLHDLNSVSITTGNFAVLLLPALIILSTTDISQKIHFAETQHSIFFVAILGILGTGIANILFFKLIQMSSPVFATSVTYLIPIVAFFWGLLDNEFLTPIQSVGAFIILIGVYLSAKK, translated from the coding sequence ATGGAAACAAAACAGTTAAAGTGGATTTACTTAACGATTCTTTCTCTTATTTGGGGAAGCTCTTTTATTTTGATAAAAAAAGGATTGGTTGGTTTAACCGCTGTTCAAGTAGGATCGTTTCGAATTATTTTTGCTGCTTTGTTTTTGCTGATTGTAGGTTTTAATAGTTTGAAAAAGATTTCGCGACGCCAATGGAAATTTGTTGCCATAACCTCTCTTTTTGGAACTTTCATGCCCGCGTATCTTTTTGCCATTGCAGAAACTCAGGTAAATAGCTCGATTGTAGCGATTTTAAATTCGCTAACGCCTTTAAATACATTGGTTTTAGGAATTATAGCATTTGGGATTCAGTTTCAAAAACGACAAGTTTTAGGTGTTTTTGTTGGACTCGTAGGCTGTTTGCTTTTGGTTTTAAGCGGAGATTCTTCGAGTGGAACTCAAAATTATTTATATGTGCTGCTGGTTGTAATCGCAACCCTTAGTTATGCTATAAACGTTAATCTGATTAAGAAATATTTGCACGATTTAAATTCAGTTAGCATTACAACAGGAAATTTTGCGGTTTTGCTTTTGCCTGCATTAATCATTTTAAGCACAACCGATATTAGCCAGAAAATACATTTTGCAGAGACGCAGCATTCTATATTTTTTGTTGCTATTTTAGGTATTCTGGGAACTGGAATCGCCAACATTCTTTTTTTTAAACTGATTCAGATGTCATCGCCCGTTTTTGCAACATCTGTGACATATTTAATTCCGATTGTAGCATTCTTCTGGGGATTGCTAGACAATGAATTCCTCACGCCAATTCAGTCTGTTGGCGCTTTTATTATTTTGATTGGAGTTTATTTATCGGCTAAGAAGTAG